A stretch of Schistocerca americana isolate TAMUIC-IGC-003095 chromosome 3, iqSchAmer2.1, whole genome shotgun sequence DNA encodes these proteins:
- the LOC124607313 gene encoding peritrophin-1-like, translated as MKYTALVAAFVVLAVTCVAGRSVPRDVPDCPPPQPGVSLNITFYPNDEDCNKYWECDNGNLYNGTCPEGLVWNPNVDSCDFPFNYNCTSGKEAATGSQQAEDAVSAESAGVTCPAPNADGSHSVAFIPHEDDCGKYWRCDNGVLFAEECPEGQVWVDKMKTCDWELMYPCEKIPKSERWWSWVAVKRRTIRIPEPVKKLAELKRSHAPAS; from the exons ATGAAGT ATACAGCGCTGGTGGCAGCGTTTGTGGTACTTGCAGTCACGTGCGTGGCTGGTCGTAGCGTCCCGCGGGACGTCCCCGACTGCCCGCCTCCACAGCCAGGCGTGTCGCTCAACATCACGTTCTACCCTAACGACGAGGACTGCAACAAGTACTGGGAGTGCGACAACGGGAACCTCTACAACGGCACCTGCCCCGAGGGCCTCGTATGGAACCCTAACGTCGACTCCTGCGACTTCCCTTTCAATTACAACTGCACCAGCGGCAAGGAGGCTGCGACCGGTTCCCAGCAGGCAGAAGACGCGGTGAGCGCCGAGTCCGCCGGCGTCACCTGCCCGGCGCCGAACGCCGACGGCAGCCACAGCGTCGCCTTCATCCCACACGAGGACGACTGCGGCAAGTACTGGAGGTGCGACAACGGCGTGTTGTTCGCAGAGGAGTGCCCGGAGGGCCAGGTCTGGGTGGACAAGATGAAGACCTGTGACTGGGAGCTCATGTATCCCTGTGAGAAAATTCCCAAATCTGAGCGCTGGTGGTCCTGGGTAGCTGTCAAGAGGCGTACGATCCGGATACCTGAACCTGTCAAGAAGTTAGCCGAACTCAAACGCAGTCACGCGCCAGCCTCGTAA